aaatttaccAAATTCTAACCATGATTACGCTATTGCAAAAATATTGAAAACAACAAGACAAATATATAGTACTAGACTACTAGTTACCCTTATTTCTCAAATTTGAGTGCTTCTTTTTCACATATGGAGAGATGGGGCAATATTTTTTCGACAACATCAATAGTGGTTTCTCATTTTTTCTATGTAATGACTCGAACTCCGATTTATTGATTAGAGATAAAAACATCTTAATGATTAAGTTATGTTTCGTTGTAACCGACAATTTACTAAAACGTCTTACCAATATCATTCAAAACATGTTATGATTCAACATTTAAAACCAATCTCACTAATGCATGAACAACAACATTTTGGACATAGTGAGAGATTGGATATTAGCATGCACCATCTCTCTATTCGTATaattaccaaaatacccttgctATTCGCACGTCTTGAATAGGGGTAAAATGGTCAATCCGCGGCAGCGCACATGGAGATAGAGATAACGAAAAAGACATAAATGCGCAAAATCAACTTCAAAATACACATCTCCTGGCCCCCTACCAAAGCCCAAGATGAAATTCTTTTCTCCTTCCCCTCCAAAATCTATCTTGAACCCTAGGGGTAAAAAGGTAATTCTGCATGTCCACTCTGTCAAATTTTATTGcatgcccccccccccccaccaccaCTGCCATGACTTTGAATTAAAGGCTAAGCTCTGATGAAGTATTTATTTCCACATTGGACCACACATGATGTATTGAAACAACATTAACTAGCATCAAAGAGATGGATGAATCATGAATGAATGCAAAATTCAGACAAACAAACAAATTCAATCCATCCATCCTTAGACAACAATTCCCATATAACGAAATTCAGTTCATCAAATCAACAGAAAGTCAATACCCGAACCATACAGTGTTTCTTGCTCTGTCTTTGCCTAAAAAAGGCGACCGCGAGGGCACCCTCGCGGTCGCCTTTTTCAGCCAGCTCAGCAAGAAAAACGCGCGATGGTGCGTTCTTGACTACCCCTTTCCGACCAAACTAATCATGGTTGAATACGAGACAGCGCCCCACGAGAAGGGGGGACGTGTAGCCGAGCCCCCTGTTGGGAGACGCTCGACAGCagcaaacaacaacaacagcaacaaCAGCAACGGGGAGCGTACATTGCAGCAACGGGCCATGTTCAGTGCATTAACACCCCCCAACTAACCACAGATAGATagcccccccctccccccattcAATGCCAGCCCCCACCCCGCCAATGCTGACGTGGGCACATTGCTGCCAGCGTGGCGGGGGCAGGGGCTATGACGTGGCACCAATCAGCAAGTAGTGGAGCAATTCAAGGCAGCCTTGATTTGGTGGATGGTGTTGCCAATGAGGTTGTTGACTGTGGTGACCGACTCCGGGCTGAGGCGTGCCGAGGGCAAGTTGCTGACTAGGATTTGAAACACGACCGTGATGAGCGACCCGGACGAGCCACCAATGCTGGTGGACGCGCCACCGCCCCCGTCCTGGGCCCTGCCATCCGGGGAGATAGTGAACCCGGATGGCAGCAAGGGGAAGTAGGACGGGTCCTCCCCGCTCATGGCCATGTTGATGGCCGGTAGATCCACCGGGCAGTACACCACGAGTGAGCCCGATGAATCCACGCAGCTCTCTTGGAGGATCAGCATGTTGTTCTGGCTCGTGTTGAAAGCCTGTTGCACGGGACAAGATCGTACATAATTAGATGGAACGAGGAGCACGAGAGCGTGGCAACGGGCTTAGAAATCACTCGATTTTCTTACCCTTAGCACAGATATGCAGTTTCCTGGATGAGAGCCATTCACAATGTGGGCAACTTCTTGAACTGGATTCTGATTTGAAAGCACATCCCACTACAAAGATTTTGCAAGATTCATTCACATTCAAATCAAACTCACAAGAAACATTAAATATTACtagaaattttgaattttcaaaacCTGAGGCCTAGTTCTCTCATCCCTGAAGAAGTTGAAGACACTAGTAGGAGGCAGGGGAAGCCAGATGGTGGCGGCTGCACTGAGCACAACACCACTCGGCTGGCCAGGATCGGAGCTCTTGTGCAGCGTTGCTCGGACCTCAAACTCGTTGAGGCCAGAAAGTGTGGTCCATTGCTGGCCATTGGCAGGGTTGATGCTTGCACAAAAGTTATTAACCATTCTTTGTGCAAGCTTCATCATGCTTCTTTTCCCCTCGGGCGACGGTATCACTGTCACACAAGCAAAAATATGATCAGAACACCCAAAATTTTAGGGCTCAATACTAGAGTGTGACTGTGTGGGTGGCTTACCTCCTCCAAGATCACGAGCCGAGTTCCCAGACACCATCAAGCAAGCGAATCTCTCGCACGCCCTTTGAAGAGTCGACAGCCATCTCTCTGCACCAAAGGCTAATCCACTGTGGATTAGGTCTCTGTAAAGCCTGTGAATTGGTGCCTTCTCTTCCACCTCCCAATGCTCAACCCAAGTTACCTATTTTAATCAATGCTAGTAAATTACACCCTAATTTCATGAAATGATATATATGTAGggattacacacacacacacacacacacacctcgGAGTAGCCATTAGGCATCTCTTGGATCAAGCAACCAGAGGGGAGCCTCTGCGCTTTGCAGGGGGACGAGAACTGGCCGTCTTGATGAGGAACGTCATAGGATACATCGACTACTGCCCAGGAGCCTTGCTCAATCTGCTGACAGAATCTGAGCAAGTACAGCTGCCTTGTTGGAACCAAGGCTGAAAGAACTTGCACTTCTTCATACATCTGTCATATATTACTCATGCAGTCAGCTATATCAAGAATGCATAAGgcctaaaaatagtaaaaaaaacaaaaaacaaaaataaaaagtccTTAATTACCAGTTGCAATGTGCCACTCTGACTCCCAAGCATTCCAGATGATATCACCTCAATAGTTTTAGCTCTTGACACAATTGTAGGAAACAATTCCACCCATTTTTTCTGCCATTTTTAGCAAATATCATTACTACTAAATCTAAACACAGTGTGAAAACAAAACCATTTACAGGAAATCAAAACTAACCGCGTCCATAAACATGTCGACTAATGCCAAACTGTTCATGATCACGACACCAGAATCCCTCGAGGCCTCAATCCGAATATTGGGATTCTTCATGTGGCTGTAAGGGCTCTGGAAGACCTTCTCGTAGCTCTCGAGGTTGAGAGTCTCCCTCCCATCACCACCCTTGATCCACAACGGCTCGTTGCTCTGCAAGAGCCTAATCAGCTCATCCATGGCATTGGCTGCAATGTCAGCCATCAGGGACTTATCCATGTCAGAAATGGTCAGCTGTGGGAAGGGCAGAGACGACGAACTCCCACGGAGAAGATCAAGATCAAGATCAAGAGAAGGGCCTGCAATATTCCCATGACCCCCAAAACTAGCCATGGATAAATCTAGTGAAGAGATATGAATCGGTTGCACCGGTGGCAGCTGCGAAATAGGCCTGCCTATGTACTTTGCAGCAACACTAGAAACTCTGTCTAACTGCAAAATCagttcaaaattcaaaattcacacacacacacacacacatatctATAGATAGATACATAGATTTGAGCATTCAAGAATTCAAGAGACCTCCTCTTTCAAATGTGCGTTTTCGATTCGCAGTTTCTGCTCGTCGAAATACGGATCCTCGGAAGCAGGGGAGCTCCCACAGCTAGGGCAGATCACATTCTTGAGGGCCTCTCTGATTGCTATGTTTTCACATCTAATCTTATCGTTTTCTGCTCTCAACGCAGAGTTATCCGCTCTCTCGTGTTGTGcctaaacaattttttttcacatcAATCAAGATCAGAATCAATCCCAGAATTCATGtaagagaaaaacaaaaaaaatcaaaccttCATCTGAGTTCTTCTGTTTTGGAACCAGAATTTGATCTGCCGAGGATGCAAATTCAACTCCCTGCTCAACTGATTCCTCGTCTTCTCATCTGGATGAGGACACTCTTTGAACATCCTacacaaaaaagaagaagataaaaatCGTTTCTTGGAAGAATTTCATCATCTAATTAATGTGCATGGAGTTTAATCCGAGTTTACGATTCAAGTCTCTGGATTTGGTGGGCCGTGTGGCGGTGGTAGCGCTTCTTGCCGCGGTGGGAGTCGGGGTGGTCGTGGTCGTCGCCGCCGCtggagccgccgccgccgccgctgaacTCCatgggtggtggtggtggtttgCCGGCGGCGTCACTAGCAAAAGAAGGGTCTGTGAATTATGAGGAGAACTTATATAAATA
The genomic region above belongs to Salvia miltiorrhiza cultivar Shanhuang (shh) chromosome 5, IMPLAD_Smil_shh, whole genome shotgun sequence and contains:
- the LOC131026526 gene encoding homeobox-leucine zipper protein HDG11-like isoform X1; this encodes MVDQRFSYLTCSNSTPQIPSHFPDAAGKPPPPPMEFSGGGGGSSGGDDHDHPDSHRGKKRYHRHTAHQIQRLESMFKECPHPDEKTRNQLSRELNLHPRQIKFWFQNRRTQMKAQHERADNSALRAENDKIRCENIAIREALKNVICPSCGSSPASEDPYFDEQKLRIENAHLKEELDRVSSVAAKYIGRPISQLPPVQPIHISSLDLSMASFGGHGNIAGPSLDLDLDLLRGSSSSLPFPQLTISDMDKSLMADIAANAMDELIRLLQSNEPLWIKGGDGRETLNLESYEKVFQSPYSHMKNPNIRIEASRDSGVVIMNSLALVDMFMDAKKWVELFPTIVSRAKTIEVISSGMLGSQSGTLQLMYEEVQVLSALVPTRQLYLLRFCQQIEQGSWAVVDVSYDVPHQDGQFSSPCKAQRLPSGCLIQEMPNGYSEVTWVEHWEVEEKAPIHRLYRDLIHSGLAFGAERWLSTLQRACERFACLMVSGNSARDLGGVIPSPEGKRSMMKLAQRMVNNFCASINPANGQQWTTLSGLNEFEVRATLHKSSDPGQPSGVVLSAAATIWLPLPPTSVFNFFRDERTRPQWDVLSNQNPVQEVAHIVNGSHPGNCISVLRAFNTSQNNMLILQESCVDSSGSLVVYCPVDLPAINMAMSGEDPSYFPLLPSGFTISPDGRAQDGGGGASTSIGGSSGSLITVVFQILVSNLPSARLSPESVTTVNNLIGNTIHQIKAALNCSTTC
- the LOC131026526 gene encoding homeobox-leucine zipper protein HDG11-like isoform X2 codes for the protein MEFSGGGGGSSGGDDHDHPDSHRGKKRYHRHTAHQIQRLESMFKECPHPDEKTRNQLSRELNLHPRQIKFWFQNRRTQMKAQHERADNSALRAENDKIRCENIAIREALKNVICPSCGSSPASEDPYFDEQKLRIENAHLKEELDRVSSVAAKYIGRPISQLPPVQPIHISSLDLSMASFGGHGNIAGPSLDLDLDLLRGSSSSLPFPQLTISDMDKSLMADIAANAMDELIRLLQSNEPLWIKGGDGRETLNLESYEKVFQSPYSHMKNPNIRIEASRDSGVVIMNSLALVDMFMDAKKWVELFPTIVSRAKTIEVISSGMLGSQSGTLQLMYEEVQVLSALVPTRQLYLLRFCQQIEQGSWAVVDVSYDVPHQDGQFSSPCKAQRLPSGCLIQEMPNGYSEVTWVEHWEVEEKAPIHRLYRDLIHSGLAFGAERWLSTLQRACERFACLMVSGNSARDLGGVIPSPEGKRSMMKLAQRMVNNFCASINPANGQQWTTLSGLNEFEVRATLHKSSDPGQPSGVVLSAAATIWLPLPPTSVFNFFRDERTRPQWDVLSNQNPVQEVAHIVNGSHPGNCISVLRAFNTSQNNMLILQESCVDSSGSLVVYCPVDLPAINMAMSGEDPSYFPLLPSGFTISPDGRAQDGGGGASTSIGGSSGSLITVVFQILVSNLPSARLSPESVTTVNNLIGNTIHQIKAALNCSTTC